In Aedes albopictus strain Foshan chromosome 3, AalbF5, whole genome shotgun sequence, the following are encoded in one genomic region:
- the LOC109412246 gene encoding zinc finger protein 623-like encodes MPPETISQSIELTDHTCRLCLANDQEITPMVDALSLDEMKNVIDGLLKIDLTNCGPFQSACSNCVVKIRLIESIRTEFDGSNKIFDVMWTQYKRIHYPEPIPTPKKGRPKLEKKSPPPTQKITAAYIIDGMVIENTEIEYVQDEGAEFFIKSESHVGLIKQEGGDEDSVSDIITGDDDHHTMDETVEEEYVYEEVPMDDDNRMQEEYLTEETKEEDPKKPEEDEKDAALKEVPMEEDTGYYDKTIPCCYICLDRFDSFGDVSAHLVDAHADMLPFHCDKCLGYFDTLEEVNKHYISHVYEFVCLYCPRRYCSEQYLANHNLVCKSFKCQLCEETFELQSHLKAHLRQVHPSETRHSNRKNNVCGTCGKAFTHACNLVRHLRIKRCGRGRRGDDDEVIVRRKKIKADPDAPLRDDDDDDRDLKIRPPLTCQVCSKKHDSNSSLARHIEKEHQDFNIPLFSCNICPKKFTTFEKCTRHRAFHKKSKKQPQSLLLKKDPNENTCKICNKQFRLDHMLLKHLSEIHQLTLELFHCDQCGKKFSTEPKLRKHQYNTHRENKNLYVCSHCGQKFEKKLTLKDHETKHLNAPAYQCDICLKTFIHKHSLDRHALVHSDEKNFECEFCHKTFKRNTTLVIHRRIHTGEKPYECVPCGQRFIDSSTLIKHRQRMHPKAD; translated from the exons ATGCCTCCGGAGACGATTAGTCAATCGATTGAGCTGACCGACCACACCTGTCGGCTGTGTTTGGCCAATGACCAGGAGATCACCCCAATGGTGGACGCGCTCAGCTTGGACGAAATGAAAAATGTTATCGATGGGTTGCTCAAGATTGAC ctTACCAATTGCGGCCCATTTCAAAGTGCGTGCTCCAATTGCGTGGTGAAAATCCGGCTCATCGAAAGCATCCGGACGGAATTTGATGGAAGCAACAAGATATTCGATGTTATGTGGAC TCAATACAAGCGAATCCACTACCCGGAGCCGATTCCCACTCCGAAAAAGGGACGTCCCAAGTTGGAAAAGAAAAGTCCCCCACCGACGCAGAAGATTACGGCGGCCTACATCATCGATGGCATGGTGATTGAGAATACGGAAATTGAATACGTGCAGGACGAGGGTGCAGAATTTTTCATCAAGAGCGAAAGTCACGTTGGGCTCATCAAGCAGGAAGGAGGCGATGAGGACTCGGTCAGCGATATCATTACCGGAGACGATGACCATCACACAATGGATGAAACGGTGGAGGAAGAGTACGTTTATGAGGAAGTTCCCATGGATGATGACAATCGCATGCAGGAGGAATATTTGACCGAAGAGACAAAGGAGGAAGATCCGAAGAAACCCGAGGAAGACGAAAAGGACGCAGCATTGAAGGAGGTACCCATGGAAGAGGACACCGGTTATTACGACAAGACCATTCCATGCTGCTACATCTGTTTGGATCGTTTCGACAGTTTTGGGGACGTTTCGGCACATTTGGTCGATGCTCACGCCGACATGCTTCCGTTCCATTGCGACAAGTGTCTGGGATACTTCGATACCTTGGAGGAAGTGAATAAGCACTATATATCCCATGTTTACGAGTTTGTTTGTCTCTATTGTCCAAGGCGGTACTGCTCGGAGCAGTATCTGGCCAACCATAACTTGGTCTGCAAGTCGTTCAAGTGTCAGCTGTGCGAGGAGACCTTCGAGCTGCAAAGTCACCTGAAGGCTCATCTTCGTCAGGTTCATCCTTCGGAAACAAGACACAGCAACCGGAAGAATAATGTGTGCGGAACATGCGGAAAAGCTTTCACCCATGCTTGCAATCTCGTTCGCCATCTGAGGATCAAACGTTGTGGAAGAGGAAGACGCGGTGACGACGATGAAGTAATCGTCAGGAGGAAGAAAATCAAGGCAGATCCAGACGCTCCATTGagggatgatgatgacgacgatcgAGATTTGAAAATCAGACCACCGCTAACATGCCAAGTTTGCAGCAAAAAACATGACAGCAACAGTAGTTTGGCTCGTCACATTGAAAAAGAACATCAAGACTTCAATATTCCGCTTTTCTCCTGTAACATTTGTCCGAAAAAGTTTACCACCTTTGAGAAGTGCACCCGCCATCGAGCTTTCCACAAAAAATCCAAGAAACAACCGCAATCCCTACTGCTGAAGAAGGACCCGAACGAGAACACCTGCAAAATTTGTAACAAACAATTCCGCCTGGACCATATGCTGCTGAAACATCTCTCGGAGATCCACCAGTTGACGCTGGAACTGTTCCACTGTGATCAGTGCGGCAAGAAGTTCTCAACGGAGCCAAAACTTCGCAAACATCAATACAACACCCATCGTGAGAATAAGAATCTATACGTCTGTTCTCACTGCGGTCAGAAGTTCGAGAAAAAACTCACCCTCAAAGATCACGAAACAAAGCATTTGAATGCGCCAGCCTATCAATGCGATATTTGTCTGAAAACTTTCATCCACAAGCACAGTCTGGACCGCCACGCATTGGTCCATTCGGATGAGAAGAACTTCGAGTGCGAATTCTGTCACAAAACGTTCAAGCGGAACACCACGCTGGTCATCCACAGACGGATCCATACCGGCGAGAAGCCATACGAGTGCGTTCCCTGTGGGCAGCGGTTCATCGACTCCAGTACGCTGATCAAACATCGACAGAGGATGCACCCGAAGGCGGATTAG